A window of the Lolium perenne isolate Kyuss_39 chromosome 7, Kyuss_2.0, whole genome shotgun sequence genome harbors these coding sequences:
- the LOC127315254 gene encoding uncharacterized protein: MGGKGGGGGGGKGGGGGGGKGGGGGSSGGKGGGGGGGGAGAKGGGGGGKGGGSGTGGASAAGDGMMKAPGADGYIARSGFEANPQGYFAGLHHGDAVK; encoded by the exons ATGGGTGGGAAGGGCGGCGGAGGTGGTGGCGGgaagggcggaggaggaggcggcggaaagGGCGGGGGTGGAGGCAGCAGCGGTGGCAAGGgcggagggggagggggaggaggTGCAGGCGCGAAgggcggtggaggaggtgggAAAGGTGGTGGAAGTGGAACCGGAGGAGC CAGCGCCGCGGGCGATGGCATGATGAAGGCCCCAGGCGCCGACGGCTACATCGCCCGCTCCGGCTTCGAGGCCAACCCTCAGGGGTACTTCGCGGGTCTCCACCACGGCGACGCCGTCAAGTAG